From the genome of Daphnia pulex isolate KAP4 chromosome 12, ASM2113471v1:
GTGTTGCACTACGAGGCATTAATTTCAAGCGACAAGAGCTGTGCACAACAAAGAGAACATGGTTACGTATACTCACAGCTTTGAGGGCTGCTAATCTGTCCTTGGTCATTTTGAGGGTTGGCCTACAATCCCACCGACAGCTTCAAAGAGAGAATTGCACCCAAAAAAGCACCAAATAGTTAGTGGTAGACGGCGTCGGCTACACACACGCACTGGGCTCTCACACTCTCAGACACACATACACCGAAAATCAATACTCCCTTCGGATGGCAAAGACAGACAAactgggcacacacacacacacaatttcaaCGAGGAAAAAGGACACGAGAACAGCTCTTTCTTCCTTCTGCAAACCAAGACACGGACACAAAATTAGCACGACAGATAATTATTGCTGAATGAATTGTGTCTTTTTCGATtcccgataaaaaaaaatttcggggGTCTTGTGCCGGGCGTCACAGGAGAAACCGACACGGCCGTCGACAGGGCAGTGGGCGACTCGGATAGTCAGCTTTCCCTTCTCTTCTGTCAAAACCACCAATATGGCCGCACTGTCGCAACGTTGCCAACTCGACAGAAATCCACCTACAAATCCCCCAACAAAACCGAATTGATTTTATCATTCATCCTTCTCTACATCGAATTCaatccattaaaaaaagaaaacttctcAAATATTCATTCATAATGCAGAGGGGTTTTGCCCAAGTACAGATATATAGATTtattatgaaagaaaaacgtaTGTGACATGGAAGAGCGATTCCATTTCTAATCGTACCGAACGAACTCCCCCAGGTTCCTATGAGCAATGATACGACATGACACGTACAAATATATATCAATGATGTACCACACAACAATTTGAATGGAATTCAAGTAACGGGTTTGGCTTGATTTGTTGGTTCTGGAACGTGGCAGCGGAAACAAAATGGTGACAAAGAAACGTTGGTGGAAACGtgatgcaacaaaaaaatccaagtCATATTTTTCCTGTCTGCATTTTGCATACGTAATCGTTACAAGACACACAGTAAAGGTCACaccaaaatttaattctatcGCCGACCGCCGTTTTCCTCTTGATCGCTTCCAACCAACAACCATATCCATACATTTCCGCCTGCCAACATCCGACGTCTATTTCATGTATCATTTCTCCACCCAGCCGAATTCTTTGATCGAACGAAGTTGTTTTTTGTGAATGCCCTTCTTGTGTTTTGTTATCTCTTCATGGTTTGTAATAATAAGCAGCACGTCATCGAATATGACTCACGACCAGCGATAATCTAAACTCCCTAGACTCTGCAACTCTGAGTGTGTGCACAAGTGCTTATCGACAAAATGATGCATTCGGCACTCCCCCCAGCCAAAAATTCATGAAAAGGACATTTTTCAGTCAAAGATTTGCAAGAAAATTGCGTGGGCTGCttgcaaataataaataccatGCGGATCGTGACTGGTCTGTCGCAGCAGGCGGTCCTTTCTACAAGGTCTACACGGGATCTTGTATAGTTACCCTGTGCACACACGAAGATTTCAGCTCCTACAGAAAATGATACAGAGCATGTTCATAAAATATTGGACTAGTTTGCAACGTTCAGACCGTGCACGatgatgtgtgtgtgactgtgtgGGGACGGGGACTGCCAACTGATAAAAAGCCGTTTAAAGAATCTGACTGCATTCAGCTTAGCAACtcatctttttgaaaaaggtcGTACATTAAAAGCGGATGCTTTCATCtggattaaaataataatttcacgGTGGTCTGATGGAGTCAGGGCTAGACACTTTGACTAAATGATGGAAAATTAGATACCTCGTTTTCTGGAGGTTGGAAAACCCCGCCTACTTCTTGCAGAGCCATCTGTGttttaggaaaaaagaacgagTCTAAATAATCCAATTTATAGTCTGCACTTTGTTTTCAACAGGAAAATAAGGCTCCACGtggtatttatttaaaaaagaatgaatacTTGATAAgttgatatttatttaaaaaaaaagaatgattaaataaatacaagaaCTGGCAACAACGTCGATCACGTGTGCAGATTTTTGGGCGCGAATTTTAGGGTTAGGGGAAGGGATTATCGAAAACGAAAACTCATTAGTCTTTCCTCGGCTCGATGTGGTGGGCCTACCAATTTTACTCCCGAGTGCACCAACACAATTAATCTAAAGAAAATGACCGACAAGAAGCAATCAACCTCGACTAGAGGCTTTAAACATACCTTAGAGTCCATAATGTCTAAATTCGgccacaagaaaagaaaagttatggAAATGTCGATTGACCAACATCTGGCTCCGGACTTGAAAGATTCCCTGTTCGGCAAACTCACAGAAGACCTCATGTTCTACATTTTTCGTTGTCTTACACGTAACTATATCCCTTTTTATTAGTGTGGCAATTGTATTGATTAACTCTGTAAATACGTTGGCTATTCAGTGGATGAATTGAGTCAAATGGCAATCTCCTCCAAGGCCATGGGAAAAGTCATTTACATCTACATCATGGGAGAGGATTTCGCACAAAGAGTCGCTCGCCTATTGACTACCTCGAATCATCACATTTTTCGTCACGTAATTATCACCTAAATGAAATAACATGAATCAATTTGTGCCTCACATTTAACGTTGTTCTGAATCGACAGAGTTTCCACGTTGGTCAACTATTGAAACGCACCAGTTTCCTCTTCACCGTTGATTCCAGACTCAAATTCTTCTACCACCACATTGAAACGGTTACACAAAAACTCTCTCACGTTGCTTTAGATTGCCTATTTCAAAAAGTTGACTCCACTTGCAGGTCCAACGTTtggtggaaaagaaagaatctgCCAACTCAATCGATACACTCCCTTTCGTTGGCGCTGTGTTGCAATCATTCATCGCCGGATGGGACGAGGGAGAATGTTTCAAGGTGCAAAtttatacgtgtgtgtgttacaaggagtggttttatttttgatttccttttttggcaCAGGTTTTTACATTCCTGAGCGATCGTCTGTTCCTGTATCGTTCGGTATTTTATAAAACTTTCTAGTTTACTCGTTTCAAATATCTTTATACGTCTAACGACTGAACGCAAATTAGATTTCACGGTTCGTCTGCGATCCACCGGGCACCGACCTCGACAATGAGCTGTTTCTACGCCGAAATTtacgtttcctttttctggaTCGATCGGTGACTGATTACGATCGTGCCATCTGGATTGGTTTCATTTCCAATCAAATTGGCACCGCACAATTGGCGAACGTTCTCCTTCTCCTCTACGCTCCTATCGATGCACAAGGTATTAGACACACTTCGCAATCTGCCCGACCACTAACGACAAAACTTTTTCCAAGGCAAAATCGATTGGCATTTCGCTTTTCACGTCCGCGCTTTTGAGCAGCACACGTACGTTTTCGTCAAACTTGCGAAAACCATC
Proteins encoded in this window:
- the LOC124209681 gene encoding F-box only protein 47-like; its protein translation is MTDKKQSTSTRGFKHTLESIMSKFGHKKRKVMEMSIDQHLAPDLKDSLFGKLTEDLMFYIFRCLTLDELSQMAISSKAMGKVIYIYIMGEDFAQRVARLLTTSNHHIFRHSFHVGQLLKRTSFLFTVDSRLKFFYHHIETVQRLVEKKESANSIDTLPFVGAVLQSFIAGWDEGECFKVFTFLSDRLFLYRSISRFVCDPPGTDLDNELFLRRNLRFLFLDRSVTDYDRAIWIGFISNQIGTAQLANVLLLLYAPIDAQGKIDWHFAFHVRAFEQHTYVFVKLAKTIGILQLIPNWSPYFSLEVLVWISNVPNCWLLRSFSSILLPLSCIDMNLVVDYFAVLYKSERASTASLLMALTLMISPHFATHNAGARNGMVIDKTCVHQLISKIINNPKLSTERYVVISELWKAVLTLADDFANAVVQDENAGADLEDVNNSETMEDFNDVMDAWKDLTVILMSD